Proteins from one Motilibacter rhizosphaerae genomic window:
- a CDS encoding amino-acid N-acetyltransferase has translation MTSAVEVRRARTSDVPSIRTLIDAYARERRLLSKATVTLYEDVQEFYVADLEGRVVGCGALHVLWEDLAEVRTLAVSDDVRGMGVGGALLATLLETARGLGVAKVFCLTFEVGFFARYGFTEIEGTPVDPKVYAALLESYDEGVAEFLDLERVKPNTLGNTRMLITL, from the coding sequence GTGACCAGCGCGGTCGAGGTACGCAGGGCGCGGACGAGCGACGTCCCCTCGATCCGCACGCTCATCGACGCGTACGCCCGGGAGCGGCGGCTGCTCTCCAAGGCGACGGTGACGCTCTACGAGGACGTCCAGGAGTTCTACGTCGCCGACCTCGAGGGCCGCGTCGTCGGCTGCGGGGCGCTCCACGTGCTGTGGGAGGACCTCGCCGAGGTGCGCACCCTCGCCGTCTCCGACGACGTGCGCGGCATGGGGGTCGGGGGCGCCCTGCTCGCCACCCTGCTCGAGACCGCGCGCGGTCTCGGCGTCGCGAAGGTGTTCTGCCTCACCTTCGAGGTCGGGTTCTTCGCGCGCTACGGCTTCACCGAGATCGAGGGCACACCGGTCGACCCCAAGGTCTACGCCGCGCTCCTCGAGTCCTACGACGAGGGCGTCGCGGAGTTCCTCGACCTCGAGCGGGTCAAGCCCAACACCCTCGGCAACACGCGGATGCTCATCACGCTCTGA
- a CDS encoding zinc-binding dehydrogenase, with product MRAWRLEAPGGALELQDVAQPSAGPGAVLVRVEASPLLAYLGDYVSGRLTTYRPPPGPFTPGTSAVGTVEAVGQGVLTLRPGRRVLTTPYVVAAETAPEPPEALVALTAEPGSEGLLELWADGTLAEYAVAPAATVTAVPSGLDAVPSASLAAVSRLVVPYGALLRGRLAAGETVVVHGATGAFGSAGVLVALAMGAARVVAAGRNREVLDRLGTLDRVRAVPMTGDVAADAAALREAAGGVVDLALDSAGRASSADGVLAALAALRRGGRLVLSGSMTVPLPLDYAGLLRGGKEVLGSFMHPPDAPARLLQLVAAGLLDLAAVPVETRPLADLPAAMARAAEPGAPLVVVEPLRA from the coding sequence GTGCGCGCGTGGCGGCTCGAGGCTCCCGGCGGCGCGCTCGAGCTGCAGGACGTGGCGCAGCCGAGCGCCGGCCCCGGCGCTGTGCTCGTCCGGGTCGAGGCCTCGCCGCTGCTGGCCTACCTGGGCGACTACGTCTCGGGGCGGCTGACGACCTACCGGCCGCCGCCCGGGCCCTTCACCCCCGGCACCTCCGCCGTCGGCACCGTGGAGGCGGTCGGGCAGGGCGTGCTCACCCTGCGGCCGGGCCGACGGGTCCTCACCACGCCGTACGTCGTGGCGGCGGAGACCGCCCCCGAGCCGCCCGAGGCGCTCGTCGCCCTGACCGCCGAGCCGGGCAGCGAGGGCCTGCTGGAGCTGTGGGCCGACGGCACGCTCGCGGAGTACGCCGTGGCCCCCGCCGCGACCGTCACCGCGGTGCCGAGCGGGCTGGACGCGGTCCCCTCGGCGTCGCTGGCAGCCGTGAGCCGCCTGGTCGTGCCGTACGGCGCCCTCCTCCGCGGGCGCCTGGCCGCGGGCGAGACCGTGGTCGTGCACGGGGCGACGGGCGCCTTCGGCTCGGCCGGCGTCCTGGTCGCGCTGGCGATGGGCGCGGCGCGGGTCGTGGCGGCCGGGCGCAACCGGGAGGTGCTGGACCGGCTCGGGACGCTCGACCGCGTCCGGGCCGTCCCCATGACGGGCGACGTGGCCGCGGACGCCGCCGCTCTCCGCGAGGCCGCCGGCGGCGTGGTCGACCTCGCCCTGGACAGCGCGGGGCGGGCGTCGTCCGCGGACGGCGTGCTCGCCGCGCTGGCCGCGCTGCGCCGGGGCGGTCGGCTGGTGCTCAGCGGGAGCATGACCGTGCCGCTGCCGCTGGACTACGCCGGGCTGCTCCGCGGCGGCAAGGAGGTGCTGGGCAGCTTCATGCACCCGCCGGACGCTCCGGCCAGGCTGCTGCAGCTCGTCGCCGCCGGCCTGCTCGACCTCGCCGCCGTCCCGGTGGAGACGCGCCCGCTCGCGGACCTGCCCGCCGCGATGGCCCGCGCGGCCGAGCCGGGCGCTCCCCTCGTGGTGGTCGAGCCGCTCAGAGCGTGA
- a CDS encoding histone-like nucleoid-structuring protein Lsr2, translating to MAQRTIVTLEDDIDGGEAEETVTFALDGVTYEIDLNEANAARLRDALAPYVGAGRRVGGRSSAAARPAARPARAASSPKQDTGAVREWARANGFTVSDRGRIPGNVVQAFEQAHS from the coding sequence ATGGCGCAGCGCACGATCGTCACCCTCGAGGACGACATCGACGGCGGCGAGGCGGAGGAGACCGTCACCTTCGCCCTCGACGGGGTGACCTACGAGATCGACCTCAACGAGGCCAACGCGGCGCGGCTGCGCGACGCCCTCGCGCCGTACGTCGGGGCCGGCCGCCGCGTGGGGGGCCGCTCGTCGGCCGCCGCCCGCCCGGCCGCCCGGCCCGCCCGCGCCGCGAGCTCCCCCAAGCAGGACACCGGCGCGGTGCGCGAGTGGGCCCGGGCCAACGGCTTCACGGTCAGCGACCGCGGCCGCATCCCCGGCAACGTCGTCCAGGCCTTCGAGCAGGCCCACTCCTGA
- a CDS encoding ATP-dependent Clp protease ATP-binding subunit, with amino-acid sequence MFERFTDRARRVVVLAQEEARMLNHNYIGTEHILLGLIHEGEGVAAKALESLGISLEAVRSQVEEIIGQGQQAPSGHIPFTPRAKKVLELSLREALQLGHNYIGTEHILLGLIREGEGVAAQVLVKLGADLNRVRQQVIQLLSGYQGKETATAGGPAEGAPSTSLVLDQFGRNLTQAAREGKLDPVIGREKEIERVMQVLSRRTKNNPVLIGEPGVGKTAVVEGLSQAIVKGEVPETLKDKQLYTLDLGALVAGSRYRGDFEERLKKVLKEIRTRGDIILFIDELHTLVGAGAAEGAIDAASILKPMLARGELQTIGATTLDEYRKHLEKDAALERRFQPIQVAEPSLPHTIEILKGLRDRYEAHHRVSITDAALVAAATLADRYISDRFLPDKAIDLIDEAGSRMRIRRMTAPPDLREYDERIAGVRREKESAIDAQDFEKAARLRDEEKRLLGDKAQREKEWKAGDMDVVAEVDEELIAEVLATATGIPVFKLTEEESARLLRMEDELHKRVIGQEQAIKALAQAIRRTRAGLKDPKRPGGSFIFAGPSGVGKTELSKTLAEFLFGDEDALIALDMSEFSEKHTVSRLFGSPPGYVGYEEGGQLTEKVRRKPFSVVLFDEVEKAHPDIFNSLLQILEDGRLTDSQGRVVDFKNTVIIMTTNLGTRDISKGFNLGFAATGDTQTGYERMKAKVQDELKQHFRPEFLNRIDDIVVFHQLTEKEIIQIVDLMLARLDERLKDKDMGLELTQSAKQLLAARGYDPVLGARPLRRTIQREIEDALSEKILFGELKAGEIVLVDTDGEGEGATFTFRGEAKPPLPEVGLTKSL; translated from the coding sequence ATGTTCGAGAGGTTCACCGACCGCGCGCGGCGGGTCGTCGTCCTGGCACAGGAAGAAGCCAGGATGCTCAACCACAACTACATCGGGACCGAGCACATCCTGCTCGGCCTGATCCACGAGGGCGAGGGCGTCGCCGCGAAGGCGCTCGAGTCGCTCGGCATCTCCCTGGAGGCGGTGCGCTCCCAGGTCGAGGAGATCATCGGCCAGGGCCAGCAGGCGCCGTCCGGCCACATCCCCTTCACGCCCCGGGCGAAGAAGGTCCTGGAGCTCTCGCTGCGCGAGGCGCTCCAGCTCGGCCACAACTACATCGGCACCGAGCACATCCTGCTGGGCCTCATCCGCGAGGGCGAGGGCGTCGCCGCCCAGGTCCTCGTCAAGCTCGGGGCGGACCTCAACCGCGTCCGCCAGCAGGTCATCCAGCTCCTGTCCGGCTACCAGGGCAAGGAGACGGCGACCGCCGGCGGCCCCGCCGAGGGCGCACCCTCGACCTCGCTCGTGCTCGACCAGTTCGGCCGCAACCTGACGCAGGCCGCTCGGGAGGGCAAGCTCGACCCGGTCATCGGGCGCGAGAAGGAGATCGAGCGGGTCATGCAGGTGCTGTCCCGCCGCACCAAGAACAACCCCGTCCTCATCGGCGAGCCCGGCGTCGGCAAGACCGCCGTCGTGGAGGGCCTCTCGCAGGCCATCGTCAAGGGCGAGGTCCCCGAGACGCTCAAGGACAAGCAGCTCTACACCCTCGACCTGGGGGCCCTCGTCGCCGGCTCGCGCTACCGCGGCGACTTCGAGGAGCGGCTGAAGAAGGTCCTCAAGGAGATCCGCACCCGCGGCGACATCATCCTGTTCATCGACGAGCTGCACACGCTCGTGGGTGCGGGTGCCGCCGAGGGCGCGATCGACGCCGCCTCGATCCTCAAGCCGATGCTCGCCCGCGGCGAGCTGCAGACGATCGGCGCGACGACGCTCGACGAGTACCGCAAGCACCTCGAGAAGGACGCGGCGCTCGAGCGCCGCTTCCAGCCGATCCAGGTGGCGGAGCCCTCGCTCCCGCACACCATCGAGATCCTCAAGGGCCTGCGCGACCGCTACGAGGCGCACCACCGCGTGTCGATCACCGACGCCGCGCTGGTCGCCGCCGCGACGCTCGCCGACCGCTACATCTCCGACCGCTTCCTCCCGGACAAGGCGATCGACCTCATCGACGAGGCCGGCTCGCGCATGCGCATCCGCCGCATGACCGCGCCGCCGGACCTGCGCGAGTACGACGAGCGCATCGCCGGCGTCCGCCGCGAGAAGGAGTCCGCGATCGACGCGCAGGACTTCGAGAAGGCTGCGCGCCTGCGCGACGAGGAGAAGCGCCTGCTCGGCGACAAGGCGCAGCGCGAGAAGGAGTGGAAGGCCGGCGACATGGACGTCGTGGCCGAGGTCGACGAGGAGCTCATCGCCGAGGTCCTCGCCACGGCGACGGGCATCCCGGTCTTCAAGCTGACCGAGGAGGAGAGCGCCCGCCTGCTCCGCATGGAGGACGAGCTCCACAAGCGCGTCATCGGCCAGGAGCAGGCCATCAAGGCCCTCGCCCAGGCGATCCGGCGCACCCGCGCCGGGCTCAAGGACCCGAAGCGCCCCGGTGGCTCGTTCATCTTCGCCGGCCCGTCCGGCGTCGGGAAGACCGAGCTGTCCAAGACGCTCGCCGAGTTCCTCTTCGGCGACGAGGACGCGCTGATCGCGCTCGACATGAGCGAGTTCTCCGAGAAGCACACGGTCTCGCGGCTGTTCGGCTCCCCGCCCGGCTACGTCGGCTACGAGGAGGGCGGGCAGCTCACCGAGAAGGTGCGGCGCAAGCCGTTCTCGGTGGTCCTGTTCGACGAGGTCGAGAAGGCCCACCCGGACATCTTCAACTCGCTGCTGCAGATCCTGGAGGACGGTCGCCTGACCGATTCCCAGGGGCGGGTCGTCGACTTCAAGAACACTGTCATCATCATGACGACCAACCTCGGCACGAGGGACATCTCCAAGGGCTTCAACCTGGGCTTCGCCGCCACCGGCGACACCCAGACCGGCTACGAGCGGATGAAGGCCAAGGTCCAGGACGAGCTCAAGCAGCACTTCCGTCCCGAGTTCCTCAACCGCATCGACGACATCGTCGTCTTCCACCAGCTCACCGAGAAGGAGATCATCCAGATCGTCGACCTGATGCTCGCCCGTCTCGACGAGCGGCTGAAGGACAAGGACATGGGGCTCGAGCTGACGCAGAGCGCCAAGCAGCTCCTCGCGGCCCGTGGCTACGACCCCGTGCTGGGAGCCCGGCCGCTGCGCCGGACCATCCAGCGCGAGATCGAGGACGCCCTGTCCGAGAAGATCCTGTTCGGCGAGCTCAAGGCCGGCGAGATCGTGCTGGTCGACACCGACGGCGAGGGCGAGGGCGCGACCTTCACCTTCCGCGGCGAGGCCAAGCCGCCGCTGCCGGAGGTCGGGCTCACGAAGTCGCTGTAG
- a CDS encoding ATP-binding protein: protein MVGGPEPDLVHREVELSAEPASVRRARHAVADALRTAGSPEDDVDTASLLVTELVTNAVVHARSSVGVTVTVDSRGVLVEVSDHSPHLPVQRSFASEGTTGRGLELVEALATDSGARRTSSGGKVVWFTLGGRTGGSLREEPGGGAPDAAGVAPETTAVRLLHVRAALFRTLLEHASSLLREHLITCLDERSGSRELADEAAAGNDALTLLTGGTSDQLRTDRQVLDLEIEVPGDAAPRFRALGAALDRAVRQAARGELLAPPSQPEIRRMRRWVLQEVLDQLTGAAPTAWTPLEAADEATERARPEWDGARVVASRAAQVASDDAGRILAVSPAAEQLLGWPAEELVGRRLVVIIPPRLHEAHIAGFVRFLLTGERHLVGHSVRVPARRRDGSEVEVLLELEPERLEGGRTVVVGTLTPFTTA from the coding sequence GTGGTGGGGGGACCGGAGCCCGACCTCGTGCACCGCGAGGTCGAGCTGAGCGCAGAGCCGGCGAGCGTGCGGAGGGCCCGGCACGCCGTCGCCGACGCGCTGCGCACCGCCGGCTCCCCCGAGGACGACGTCGACACCGCCAGCCTGCTCGTCACCGAGCTCGTCACCAACGCAGTCGTCCACGCCCGCTCGTCGGTCGGCGTCACCGTGACCGTCGACTCCCGGGGCGTGCTCGTCGAGGTCTCCGACCACAGCCCGCACCTGCCCGTCCAGCGGAGCTTCGCCAGCGAGGGCACGACGGGGCGGGGGCTCGAGCTGGTCGAGGCGCTGGCGACGGACTCCGGCGCCCGGCGGACGAGCAGCGGCGGCAAGGTCGTGTGGTTCACCCTCGGCGGGCGTACCGGCGGGTCGCTGCGCGAGGAGCCCGGCGGGGGCGCACCCGACGCGGCCGGTGTCGCGCCCGAGACCACGGCCGTCCGCCTGCTCCACGTCCGCGCCGCGCTGTTCCGGACCCTGCTGGAGCACGCGTCCTCGCTGCTGCGCGAGCACCTCATCACCTGCCTCGACGAGCGGAGCGGCTCGCGGGAGCTGGCCGACGAGGCAGCCGCCGGCAACGACGCGCTGACCCTGCTGACGGGCGGCACCTCGGACCAGCTGCGCACCGACCGGCAGGTGCTGGACCTCGAGATCGAGGTGCCCGGCGACGCCGCGCCGCGCTTCCGCGCGCTGGGGGCCGCCCTCGACCGCGCCGTCCGGCAGGCGGCGCGCGGCGAGCTGCTGGCGCCGCCGAGCCAGCCGGAGATCCGGCGGATGCGGCGCTGGGTCCTGCAGGAGGTCCTCGACCAGCTCACCGGCGCGGCACCCACCGCGTGGACGCCGCTCGAGGCCGCCGACGAGGCGACCGAGCGCGCGCGCCCCGAGTGGGACGGCGCCCGCGTGGTCGCGAGCCGGGCCGCGCAGGTCGCGAGCGACGACGCGGGGCGGATCCTCGCGGTGAGCCCTGCGGCCGAGCAGCTGCTCGGGTGGCCGGCGGAGGAGCTCGTCGGGCGCCGCCTGGTCGTCATCATCCCCCCGCGGCTGCACGAGGCCCACATCGCGGGCTTCGTGCGCTTCCTGCTCACCGGCGAGCGGCACCTCGTCGGGCACAGCGTGAGGGTGCCCGCTCGGCGCCGCGACGGCAGCGAGGTCGAGGTGCTGCTGGAGCTGGAGCCGGAGCGGCTCGAGGGCGGGCGGACCGTCGTCGTGGGCACGCTCACGCCGTTCACGACCGCCTGA
- a CDS encoding HhH-GPD family protein — MDRPPDAAEIVEVVTDWYAASARDLPWREPGASAWSVLVSEVMLQQTPVARVLPVWREWCERWPTPAALAAATPGDAVHAWGRLGYPRRALRLHAAARAVVEQHGGEVPADHAALRALPGVGDYTAAAVAAFAHGGRHAVLDTNVRRVLGRVLDGVAAPRPAITRAERERAEALLPADGRQAARWSVGVMELGALVCTARAPRCGDCPLATRCRWLAAGRPETGPPRRAQVWEGTDRQARGTLLAVLRAAPGAVPRARLEDAWPEEVQRERALAGLLHDGLVEELPGGAYALPGRWGAAAG, encoded by the coding sequence ATGGACCGACCGCCCGACGCCGCCGAGATCGTCGAGGTCGTCACCGACTGGTACGCCGCCTCGGCCCGCGACCTGCCCTGGCGCGAGCCCGGCGCCAGCGCCTGGTCGGTGCTCGTCAGCGAGGTCATGCTCCAGCAGACGCCGGTGGCGCGGGTGCTCCCCGTGTGGCGGGAGTGGTGCGAGCGGTGGCCGACGCCCGCAGCCCTCGCGGCCGCGACGCCTGGCGACGCCGTGCACGCGTGGGGCCGGCTCGGCTACCCGCGCCGCGCGCTGCGGCTGCACGCCGCGGCGCGGGCCGTGGTCGAGCAGCACGGCGGCGAGGTGCCGGCCGACCACGCGGCGCTGCGTGCCCTGCCGGGAGTGGGCGACTACACCGCTGCCGCCGTCGCGGCCTTCGCGCACGGTGGGCGCCACGCCGTGCTCGACACCAACGTGCGGCGGGTGCTCGGCCGGGTCCTCGACGGGGTCGCCGCGCCCCGCCCAGCGATCACCCGGGCAGAGCGCGAGCGGGCGGAGGCGCTGCTGCCGGCCGACGGGCGGCAGGCCGCGAGGTGGTCGGTCGGCGTCATGGAGCTCGGCGCCCTCGTCTGCACCGCCCGGGCCCCGCGCTGCGGGGACTGCCCGCTGGCCACGCGCTGCCGCTGGCTCGCCGCCGGGCGGCCGGAGACCGGGCCGCCCCGGCGGGCGCAGGTCTGGGAGGGGACCGACCGGCAGGCCCGCGGCACGCTGCTCGCCGTGCTGCGCGCGGCTCCGGGCGCCGTCCCTCGGGCGCGGCTCGAGGACGCCTGGCCGGAGGAGGTCCAGCGCGAGCGCGCGCTGGCCGGGCTGCTCCACGACGGGCTCGTCGAGGAGCTCCCCGGCGGGGCGTACGCGCTGCCCGGACGCTGGGGCGCGGCAGCCGGATGA
- a CDS encoding MerR family transcriptional regulator: protein MQGDEGLMGSGEFSRRSLLSPKALRVYEQRGLLVPATVDPANGYRRYAATQLEDARLVVRLRRLGMPLDRVAAVLAAPAAARAELLAAYWDETERRVAGQRALVAALLAQWEDPSAGGGAVHDVQQREVPQQRVLSEQRTITQPEMPAWVPAAVARLEERAAAYGGPSGPMLLVFHGLVTEDSDGPLEVCLPVAAPEDDPAVRVEPAHREAYVRLRKRETVFPSILTAYDEVAAWLQGQGLRPSAGPREVYFAHFPSAAPDDEVCDVAFPY, encoded by the coding sequence GTGCAGGGCGACGAGGGGCTGATGGGCAGCGGGGAGTTCTCCCGCCGCTCGCTGCTGTCGCCGAAGGCGCTGCGGGTCTACGAGCAGCGCGGGCTGCTCGTGCCCGCCACGGTCGACCCGGCCAACGGCTACCGCCGCTACGCCGCCACCCAGCTCGAGGACGCCCGGCTCGTCGTGCGGCTGCGCAGGCTCGGCATGCCGCTGGACCGCGTGGCGGCGGTCCTCGCCGCGCCGGCGGCGGCGCGCGCGGAGCTGCTCGCGGCGTACTGGGACGAGACCGAGCGCCGGGTGGCCGGCCAGCGCGCGCTCGTGGCCGCCCTGCTCGCCCAGTGGGAGGACCCGTCAGCAGGAGGAGGAGCCGTGCACGACGTCCAGCAGCGCGAGGTGCCGCAGCAGCGGGTGCTCAGCGAGCAGCGCACCATCACCCAGCCCGAGATGCCGGCGTGGGTGCCGGCCGCGGTGGCGCGGCTCGAGGAGCGCGCCGCGGCGTACGGCGGTCCCAGCGGCCCGATGCTCCTCGTCTTCCACGGCCTGGTGACCGAGGACAGCGACGGCCCGCTGGAGGTCTGCCTGCCGGTGGCGGCGCCGGAGGACGACCCCGCCGTGCGCGTCGAGCCCGCCCACCGCGAGGCGTACGTCCGGCTGCGCAAGCGCGAGACCGTCTTCCCCAGCATCCTCACCGCCTATGACGAGGTCGCCGCCTGGCTGCAGGGGCAGGGCCTGCGTCCGAGCGCCGGGCCGCGGGAGGTCTACTTCGCGCACTTCCCCTCCGCCGCGCCCGACGACGAGGTGTGCGACGTGGCGTTCCCCTACTAG
- the disA gene encoding DNA integrity scanning diadenylate cyclase DisA — protein MPSDRQSTDDPLRSILAKLAPGTPLREGLERILRGRTGALIVLGYDRSVEALCTGGFNLDVEFSSTRLRELCKMDGAVVCDADVTRILRAAVQLVPDPTIPTEESGTRHRTAERVSRQLGMPVVSVSASMSIVALYAGGRRYALEDSAQILSRANQALATLERYKLRLDEVSGTLSALEIEDLVTVRDVSAVAQRLEMVRRIADEIEGYVVELGTDGRLLSLQLEELVAGVESDRELVARDYLPSGGGRRARSVEDVLAELDSLDAAGLLDLGAVARSLGFGTTGDGLDAAVSPRGYRLLAKVPRLPAPVVDRLVEHFGSLQKLLAANIDDLQAVEGVGESRARTVREGLSRLAESSILERYV, from the coding sequence GTGCCGAGCGACCGCCAGTCGACCGATGACCCGCTGCGCTCGATCCTGGCCAAGCTGGCCCCCGGCACCCCGCTGCGCGAGGGCCTGGAGCGGATCCTGCGCGGGCGCACGGGCGCGCTGATCGTGCTCGGCTACGACCGCTCCGTCGAGGCCCTGTGCACCGGCGGCTTCAACCTCGACGTCGAGTTCTCCTCCACGCGGCTGCGCGAGCTCTGCAAGATGGACGGCGCGGTGGTCTGCGACGCCGACGTCACCCGCATCCTGCGCGCCGCGGTCCAGCTCGTCCCGGACCCGACGATCCCCACCGAGGAGTCCGGCACCCGGCACCGCACCGCGGAGCGCGTCTCGCGCCAGCTCGGCATGCCCGTGGTCTCGGTGAGCGCCTCGATGTCGATCGTCGCGCTCTACGCCGGCGGCCGGCGCTACGCCCTCGAGGACAGCGCGCAGATCCTCAGCCGCGCCAACCAGGCGCTCGCCACCCTGGAGCGCTACAAGCTCCGCCTCGACGAGGTGTCCGGCACGCTCTCGGCGCTGGAGATCGAGGACCTCGTCACCGTCCGCGACGTCAGCGCGGTCGCCCAGCGCCTCGAGATGGTGCGCCGCATCGCCGACGAGATCGAGGGCTACGTCGTCGAGCTCGGCACCGACGGCCGCCTGCTCAGCCTCCAGCTCGAGGAGCTCGTCGCGGGCGTGGAGTCCGACCGCGAGCTCGTCGCGCGCGACTACCTCCCCAGCGGCGGCGGGCGGCGCGCGCGCAGCGTCGAGGACGTGCTCGCCGAGCTCGACTCCCTCGACGCGGCCGGCCTGCTCGACCTCGGGGCCGTCGCCCGCTCCCTCGGCTTCGGCACCACCGGCGACGGGCTCGACGCGGCGGTCAGCCCACGCGGCTACCGGCTGCTGGCCAAGGTCCCCCGCCTGCCCGCGCCCGTCGTCGACCGCCTCGTCGAGCACTTCGGCAGCCTGCAGAAGCTGCTCGCCGCCAACATCGACGACCTCCAGGCGGTCGAGGGCGTCGGGGAGTCCCGGGCGCGCACCGTCCGCGAGGGGCTCTCCCGCCTGGCGGAGTCCTCCATCCTCGAGCGCTACGTCTAG
- the radA gene encoding DNA repair protein RadA: protein MAAVRGSSRTAKGRERAAYRCAECGWTTAKWVGRCGECSAWGTLEEPGPVVGQTRAGAVTAPARPIGEVDLQQASARPTGVGELDRVLGGGLVPGAVVLLAGEPGVGKSTLLLEVAARCARPGAPTLYVTGEESAGQVRLRAERVGAVSPELYLAAEQDLGALLSHVDAVSPGLLVVDSVQTFASADVDGVAGGVTQVREVAATVTRTAKERGIATVLVGHVTKDGGIAGPRQLEHLVDVVLQVEGDRASRLRLVRAVKNRYGPTDEVGCFELADAGIFEVADPSGLFVTRHLTPVAGTCTAVTLEGRRPLLAEVQALVAPSASPQPRRATNGLDSARTAMVLAVLERRAGVRLRDRDVFLATVGGVRLAEPASDLAVALAVLSAQHELPLPPGLVAAGELGLAGEVRACLGVERRLAEAKRLGFRQAVVPPGSYEVPPGMTVVRAADIASAVEAAVRLQRTTPQPRPPERG from the coding sequence GCGGGTGGACGACGGCGAAGTGGGTGGGGCGTTGCGGCGAGTGCAGCGCGTGGGGGACGCTCGAGGAGCCGGGCCCGGTCGTGGGGCAGACCCGCGCGGGGGCGGTGACGGCGCCCGCCCGGCCCATCGGCGAGGTCGACCTGCAGCAGGCCAGCGCCCGCCCGACCGGCGTCGGCGAGCTCGACCGGGTGCTGGGTGGCGGGCTCGTGCCCGGGGCCGTCGTCCTGCTGGCCGGCGAGCCGGGCGTCGGCAAGTCGACGCTGCTGCTCGAGGTCGCCGCGCGCTGCGCCCGGCCGGGGGCCCCCACGCTGTACGTCACCGGCGAGGAGTCGGCCGGCCAGGTGCGGCTGCGCGCCGAGCGGGTGGGCGCCGTGTCGCCCGAGCTCTACCTCGCCGCCGAGCAGGACCTCGGCGCCCTGCTCAGCCACGTGGACGCGGTCTCCCCCGGCCTGCTCGTCGTCGACTCCGTGCAGACCTTCGCGTCGGCGGACGTGGACGGCGTGGCCGGCGGCGTCACGCAGGTGCGCGAGGTGGCGGCGACCGTCACCCGCACCGCGAAGGAGCGCGGGATCGCGACCGTGCTCGTCGGGCACGTCACCAAGGACGGCGGCATCGCGGGCCCCCGCCAGCTCGAGCACCTCGTCGACGTCGTCCTCCAGGTCGAGGGCGACAGGGCGTCCCGGCTGCGCCTCGTGCGGGCGGTGAAGAACCGCTACGGCCCGACCGACGAGGTGGGCTGCTTCGAGCTGGCCGACGCCGGGATCTTCGAGGTGGCCGACCCCAGCGGGTTGTTCGTCACCCGGCACCTCACCCCGGTCGCCGGCACGTGCACCGCGGTGACCCTGGAGGGCCGCCGCCCGCTGCTCGCCGAGGTCCAGGCCCTCGTGGCGCCCTCCGCCTCGCCCCAGCCGCGCCGCGCGACCAACGGGCTCGACAGCGCCCGCACCGCCATGGTGCTCGCGGTGCTCGAGCGGCGCGCGGGCGTCCGGCTGCGCGACCGCGACGTCTTCCTCGCCACCGTGGGCGGGGTGCGGCTCGCCGAGCCGGCCTCCGACCTCGCCGTCGCGCTGGCGGTCCTCAGCGCGCAGCACGAGCTGCCCCTGCCGCCGGGGCTCGTCGCCGCCGGCGAGCTCGGCCTCGCGGGCGAGGTCCGGGCCTGCCTCGGGGTGGAGCGGCGGCTGGCCGAGGCCAAGCGGCTCGGCTTCCGCCAGGCGGTGGTGCCGCCGGGCAGCTACGAGGTGCCGCCCGGGATGACGGTCGTGCGCGCCGCGGACATCGCCTCGGCGGTGGAGGCGGCGGTCCGGCTGCAGCGGACGACGCCGCAGCCGCGCCCGCCCGAGCGCGGGTAG